From Carassius gibelio isolate Cgi1373 ecotype wild population from Czech Republic chromosome B21, carGib1.2-hapl.c, whole genome shotgun sequence, the proteins below share one genomic window:
- the LOC127986683 gene encoding 5-hydroxytryptamine receptor 1A-beta-like, whose translation MEENNDTFLSFQNDSGLNQQLDNVTLPVKVPLSYQISTSLLIGALILCSIFGNACVVAAIALERSLQNVANYLIGSLAVTDLMVSVLVLPMAALYQVLDKWTLGQVTCDIFISLDILCCTSSILHLCAIALDRYWAITNPIDYMKKRTLKRAALLITVTWFVGFSISIPPMLIMKSQPKSKAEDMANPEACMISHDPWYTIYSTFCAFYIPLILMLVLYGRIFKAARFRIRKTVRKPEKKRVKCLTVSPALFKRANGELGKNWKSAVEPKPAACVNGAVKHAEDGESLEIIEVHSNSKNNMPLPNTPNSVPLFENKHEKNTEAKRKLALARERKTVKTLGIIMGTFIVCWLPFFIKAIVLPFCPSCDMPLWLIDVINWLGYSNSLLNPIIYAYFNKDFQSAFKKIIKCHFCRP comes from the coding sequence ATGGAAGAAAACAACGACACGTTCTTATCTTTTCAGAACGACAGTGGGTTAAATCAGCAACTCGACAATGTGACTTTACCTGTGAAGGTTCCTCTAAGTTATCAGATCTCCACGTCTTTGCTGATCGGCGCGCTCATTCTATGTTCCATATTTGGAAACGCGTGTGTTGTGGCGGCTATTGCTTTGGAAAGATCGCTGCAGAATGTTGCAAACTACCTGATCGGATCACTTGCCGTGACGGACCTCATGGTGTCGGTGCTTGTGTTGCCAATGGCAGCTCTTTACCAAGTTTTAGACAAGTGGACGCTTGGACAGGTAACttgtgatatttttatttctttagacATTTTATGTTGCACATCTTCAATTCTGCACCTGTGCGCAATCGCTTTGGATAGATACTGGGCGATCACCAACCCAATAGACTACATGAAGAAAAGGACATTAAAACGTGCCGCTCTTTTAATCACCGTTACCTGGTTTGTCGGTTTTTCGATATCAATTCCACCCATGTTGATCATGAAATCTCAACCTAAGAGTAAAGCAGAAGACATGGCCAATCCTGAAGCTTGCATGATCAGCCACGACCCATGGTACACCATTTATTCCACCTTTTGCGCGTTTTACATCCCTCTGATTCTCATGCTGGTCTTGTACGGACGCATATTCAAAGCGGCGAGATTTCGCATTCGCAAAACCGTTCGAAAGCCCGAGAAGAAGAGGGTGAAATGTTTGACTGTGTCACCTGCGCTTTTTAAGCGAGCGAACGGAGAGCTGGGCAAAAACTGGAAAAGCGCAGTCGAACCCAAGCCCGCCGCGTGCGTAAACGGCGCGGTGAAGCACGCGGAAGACGGTGAGTCTTTGGAGATCATCGAGGTTCACAGCAACTCCAAAAACAACATGCCTCTTCCCAACACGCcaaactctgtccctctgttcgAGAACAAACACGAGAAGAACACCGAGGCGAAGAGGAAGCTCGCCTTGGCGCGCGAGCGCAAGACAGTGAAGACGCTGGGCATTATAATGGGCACTTTCATTGTGTGTTGGTTGCCATTCTTCATCAAAGCAATCGTGCTGCCTTTTTGTCCGTCTTGTGATATGCCTTTGTGGCTCATCGACGTCATTAATTGGCTCGGGTATTCAAACTCGCTTTTGAACCCCATCATTTACGCGTACTTCAATAAAGACTTTCAGAGCGCCTTCAAGAAAatcattaaatgtcatttttgcagACCATAA